The Aeromonas jandaei genomic interval AGAGTCGGAAAAAATGGCGTCCCTCGGTTCACTGGTGGCCGGTGTGGCCCACGAGATCAACACCCCGATCGGTATCAGTGTGACCGCCTCCTCCTATCTGCAGGAGCGGGTTGCCGACTTCAAATCGCACATTGAGTCAAAACAGCTGTCACGCTCCTATCTCAACGAGTTCACCGTCAACCTCGACGAGTCGATGCAACTGCTGCAAGGCAACCTGCGCCGCGCCTCCGAACTGATTGCCAGCTTCAAGCAGGTGGCTGTCGATCAGTCATCGGAAGCGCGCTACAACTTCAGCCTCGCCGACAACCTCCATCAGGTGGTCGTCTCCCTCGGCCACAAGCTGAAAAAGGCCCAGTGCGAGGTCGATATCCAATGCGATCCCAAGCTGTCGATCTTCTCCTTCCCCGGCAGCTTTACCCAAATCTACTCAAACCTGATCCTCAACTCCATCAACCATGGTTTCGACAACTGGGACAAACCCAAGAAGATCACCATCAAGGTGGAGCAGCAGGGAGAAGAGCTGCTGATCGACTACAGCGACAACGGTCGCGGCATTCCGCCGGAGATATTGCCGCGCATCTTCGATCCGTTTGTCACCTCCAAGCGGGGTCAGGGCGGTAGCGGCCTCGGTACCCACATCATCTACAACCTGGTGGTGCAACTGCTGCGCGGCCGCATCCACTGTGCCAGCGAACCGGGCAACGGCGCCGAGTTCCATATTCGCCTGCCGATCCAACATAACTGAGCGCTGGCTCTTGTGAGCCAGCCGCTTTGTCCCCATCATGCTGTGATTGCATTCTTAATGAGCGGAGAACCTCGCAATGGCACAGCATTTTGACTATATCGCCATCGGCGGCGGCAGCGGCGGTATCGCCTCTGCCAACCGGGCTGCCATGTACGGTAAGAAAGTTGCCCTGATTGAAGCCAAAGAGTTGGGTGGAACCTGCGTCAACGTAGGCTGCGTCCCGAAGAAAGCCATGTGGTATGCCGGCCAGCTCGCCGATGCCCTGAAATATGGCGCCGATTACGGCTTCGACACCACTCTCAACCACTTCGACTGGGCCAAGCTGGTCGAGTCCCGCCAGGCCTATATCGGCCGTATCCACACCTCCTATCAGAATGTGCTGGGCAAGAACCAGATTACCGTCATCAAGGGATTCGCTCGCTTCGTCAATAGCAACACGATCGAGGTCAATGGCGAGCAGTACAGCGCAGATCACATCCTGATCGCTACCGGTGGCCGTCCGGAAATTCCGGCCATCCCGGGTGCCGAGCTGGGTATCGACTCCGACGGCTTCTTCGAGCTGCAGGTACAACCGAAACGGGTTGCCGTAGTGGGTGCCGGCTATATCGCCGTCGAGATCGCCGGGGTGATGCAGGCACTGGGCTCCGAGACCCATCTGGTGGTGCGCAAGCACGCGCCGCTGCGCAACTTTGACCCCATGATCCACGAGACTTTGGTGGAGATCATGGCGCAGGAAGGGCCCAAGCTGCACACCCACGCCATTCCCAAGGCCGTGCTCAAGAACGCTGACAACAGCCTGACCCTGCAGCTGGAAGATGGTCGCCACCTCACCGTCGACTGCCTGATCTGGGCCATCGGCCGCGTCCCGGCCACCGACAACCTCAATCTGGCCGCTGCCGGTATCGAACTGGACGAGAAGGGCTTTATCCCGACCGACAAGTTCCAGAATACTGCCGTTGCCAACATCTATGCAGTAGGTGACAACACAGGTCGCATCCAGCTCACGCCGGTAGCCGTCGCAGCGGGCCGTCGCCTCTCCGAACGGCTGTTCAACAACAAGCCGAACGAACATCTCAACTACGATCTGGTGCCGACCGTGGTCTTCAGCCACCCCCCCATCGGCACCATTGGCCTGACCGAGCCGGAAGCCATCGCCGAATATGGCGAGGATCAGGTGAAGGTCTACCGTAGCCAGTTCACCGCCATGTATTCAGCGCTGACCAAGCATCGCCAGCCCACCCGGATGAAACTGGTCTGCGTCGGCCCTGAAGAGAAGGTGGTAGGTCTGCATGGCATCGGCTTTGCCATGGACGAGATCCTGCAAGGCTTTGGCGTCGCCATGAAGATGGGGGCCACCAAGGCGGACTTCGACAACTGTGTCGCAATCCACCCCACCAGTGCGGAAGAGTTTGTGACTATGCGATAAGCGTGTTTGAAGCTGAACTGTCACTATCAGGCCAGCTACAACAACTGCGTGCCCATTCCTCATCCCACCAGCGCAGGAGAGTTTGTAACAATGCGATAAGCACGTTTGAAGCTGAACTGTCCCTATCAGGTCATCTTCATTCACCAGCGTTCAAACCCGGCTCAGGCCGGGTTTTTTGATCCCGCCTCGCCACCAGAACCCTCGTAAAAGCGTCGTTCTTTACGCCGATTTTACGCCTGCCACATGGCGCTTTATGGCGCCTTTACGCCAGTTCTTCTTA includes:
- the gorA gene encoding glutathione-disulfide reductase — encoded protein: MAQHFDYIAIGGGSGGIASANRAAMYGKKVALIEAKELGGTCVNVGCVPKKAMWYAGQLADALKYGADYGFDTTLNHFDWAKLVESRQAYIGRIHTSYQNVLGKNQITVIKGFARFVNSNTIEVNGEQYSADHILIATGGRPEIPAIPGAELGIDSDGFFELQVQPKRVAVVGAGYIAVEIAGVMQALGSETHLVVRKHAPLRNFDPMIHETLVEIMAQEGPKLHTHAIPKAVLKNADNSLTLQLEDGRHLTVDCLIWAIGRVPATDNLNLAAAGIELDEKGFIPTDKFQNTAVANIYAVGDNTGRIQLTPVAVAAGRRLSERLFNNKPNEHLNYDLVPTVVFSHPPIGTIGLTEPEAIAEYGEDQVKVYRSQFTAMYSALTKHRQPTRMKLVCVGPEEKVVGLHGIGFAMDEILQGFGVAMKMGATKADFDNCVAIHPTSAEEFVTMR